The Neochlamydia sp. S13 genome has a segment encoding these proteins:
- a CDS encoding leucine-rich repeat domain-containing protein, which translates to MHSISSVSIESLPNELLLPILEACVVPSLFSVCKRWHHLLASESMPSLYKQIGKVHVPQGNVKEQALIVDRIYKLKEKLSEAAKVNAIFRRIFTLAKSFSALEFKVQIEEKRYLTLANYSSYLVNINRLLLWKKLPGGEEYLSREEIKHLPVEKKGELLRGWIEENCKGLTFLDLSRAGLTYLPPEICQLSQLQELYLRENQLTALPIEIGRLSQLQTLDLRGNKLTSLPVESVQLSQLGTLDLRENHLTALPAEIGQLSQLRTLDLRENQLTALPAEIGQLFQLQELILNQNQLTALPTEIGQLSQLQGLDLRENHLTSLPAEIGQLSQLQWLYLNKNQLTSLPIGIGQLSRLRELYLNQNQLTALPTEIEQLSELQELELAENPLKDIAEKIRQRFQL; encoded by the coding sequence ATGCATTCTATCTCTTCGGTATCTATTGAAAGCTTGCCCAATGAATTGCTGCTCCCTATCTTAGAGGCTTGCGTAGTTCCTTCCTTATTTAGCGTCTGTAAAAGGTGGCATCATCTGCTAGCTTCTGAATCGATGCCTTCTCTTTATAAGCAAATAGGTAAAGTGCATGTTCCTCAAGGAAATGTTAAGGAGCAGGCTCTTATTGTAGATAGGATTTATAAGCTAAAAGAAAAGCTTTCTGAGGCCGCAAAGGTAAATGCAATCTTTAGGCGAATCTTTACTTTAGCCAAGTCTTTTTCAGCTTTAGAATTTAAAGTGCAAATAGAAGAAAAGAGGTATCTTACTCTGGCTAACTACTCTTCCTATCTTGTAAATATTAATCGCCTTTTACTTTGGAAAAAACTTCCTGGTGGGGAAGAATATTTGAGCCGAGAAGAAATTAAGCACTTGCCTGTAGAAAAAAAAGGGGAGCTTCTTAGAGGTTGGATTGAAGAAAATTGTAAAGGCTTAACTTTTTTAGATTTATCTAGAGCAGGTTTGACTTATTTACCCCCAGAAATATGCCAGTTATCTCAGCTGCAAGAGCTTTACTTAAGAGAAAACCAGCTCACCGCTCTGCCTATAGAAATTGGGCGGCTGTCTCAGCTGCAAACGCTTGACTTAAGAGGAAACAAGCTTACCAGCCTGCCTGTAGAAAGCGTGCAGCTGTCTCAGCTGGGAACGCTTGACTTAAGAGAAAACCATCTCACCGCTCTGCCTGCAGAAATAGGTCAATTGTCTCAGCTACGAACGCTTGACTTAAGAGAAAACCAGCTCACCGCTCTGCCTGCAGAAATCGGGCAATTGTTTCAGTTGCAAGAGCTTATCTTAAATCAAAACCAGCTCACCGCTCTGCCTACAGAAATTGGACAGCTGTCTCAGCTGCAAGGGCTTGACTTAAGAGAAAACCATCTCACCTCTCTGCCTGCAGAAATTGGGCAGCTGTCTCAACTACAATGGCTTTACTTAAATAAAAACCAGCTCACCAGCCTGCCTATAGGAATCGGGCAGCTGTCTCGATTACGAGAGCTTTACTTAAATCAAAACCAGCTCACTGCTCTGCCTACAGAAATCGAGCAGTTGTCTGAGCTGCAAGAGCTTGAATTAGCGGAAAATCCTTTGAAAGATATCGCCGAAAAAATAAGGCAGCGTTTTCAATTGTAG
- a CDS encoding leucine-rich repeat domain-containing protein — MQYLWLYNNQLTTLPASIEQLSKLQALYLSDNQLTAFPAEIEQLPKLLNFKLKGNLLENISAEVKQFFKL, encoded by the coding sequence CTGCAATATCTTTGGCTATACAATAACCAGCTAACTACTCTTCCCGCAAGCATAGAGCAGCTATCGAAGCTGCAGGCGCTTTACTTAAGCGACAACCAACTAACAGCCTTTCCGGCAGAGATAGAGCAGCTACCTAAACTATTAAATTTTAAGCTAAAGGGGAATCTACTAGAAAACATTTCAGCCGAAGTAAAACAGTTTTTCAAGCTATAG
- a CDS encoding transposase, translating into MLTPGNVETPIPAPDLSKNIFGKMFADKSYISHQLFIKLDDKGLEIITKLSKNIKNRLMSLVGKILSRKRGIIERLNNKLKNSCQIEHHRHRSP; encoded by the coding sequence ATATTAACACCAGGAAATGTAGAGACCCCTATCCCTGCTCCTGATCTATCTAAAAACATTTTTGGCAAAATGTTTGCCGATAAAAGCTATATATCTCATCAGTTATTTATCAAGCTCGATGACAAAGGCTTAGAAATTATTACCAAGCTTAGTAAAAACATAAAAAACAGGCTAATGTCACTGGTAGGTAAGATTTTATCAAGGAAACGGGGCATCATTGAAAGACTTAACAATAAATTGAAAAACTCTTGCCAAATCGAACATCATCGACATCGTAGCCCTTGA
- a CDS encoding transposase, with product MHAVSTPLLVFKKIEKRGKTSTGCFYRFKLHLVIKDKGEILAIY from the coding sequence ATACATGCCGTATCCACCCCCCTCCTAGTTTTCAAGAAAATAGAAAAAAGAGGAAAAACCTCTACAGGGTGCTTTTATAGATTCAAACTACATCTAGTGATTAAGGATAAAGGGGAAATTCTTGCCATATATTAA
- the truA gene encoding tRNA pseudouridine(38-40) synthase TruA: protein MKEYNYKMIIAYDGTQYNGWQIQPNGIAIQQKIEETLKIVLRHPTSLIGSGRTDAGVHALGQVANFKTSLRIEPRRFLHSLNGILPKDIRIHSLENVPLNFHARYSAKGKIYHYYLHLKPTLNPFNRLYSLHVGENIDSDSLKEAAQLFIGTHDFTAFANEAHSGVAAHDPIRTLQRLDVVPTKEGLCLEFEAEGFLYKMVRNITGTLLEIACNKRSISSIPEIFASKDRRCAGKSAPPHALFLMKVIY from the coding sequence ATGAAAGAATATAATTATAAAATGATTATTGCCTATGATGGCACTCAGTACAATGGTTGGCAGATTCAACCTAATGGTATAGCTATTCAGCAAAAGATTGAGGAAACCCTTAAGATAGTGCTAAGACATCCTACCTCCTTAATAGGGTCAGGAAGAACAGATGCTGGAGTCCATGCTTTAGGACAAGTGGCTAACTTTAAAACCTCCCTTCGAATTGAACCTAGACGTTTCTTGCATTCTCTAAATGGAATATTGCCTAAAGATATTCGCATCCATAGCTTAGAAAATGTTCCTCTTAACTTTCATGCCCGCTATAGCGCAAAAGGAAAGATTTACCATTATTATCTTCATCTTAAGCCTACTTTAAATCCTTTCAATCGCTTGTACTCCCTCCATGTGGGCGAGAATATAGACAGCGATTCTTTAAAAGAAGCAGCTCAACTTTTTATAGGCACTCATGATTTTACTGCCTTTGCCAATGAAGCCCATTCAGGAGTTGCGGCCCATGACCCCATAAGAACTCTCCAAAGGCTTGACGTCGTTCCTACCAAGGAAGGTTTGTGCTTAGAATTTGAAGCCGAAGGCTTCCTTTATAAAATGGTGCGCAATATTACGGGTACTCTTCTAGAAATTGCTTGTAATAAACGTTCAATTTCCTCTATTCCTGAGATTTTTGCCTCTAAAGACCGCCGCTGTGCTGGTAAATCCGCTCCCCCGCACGCTCTATTTCTTATGAAGGTCATCTATTGA
- the ispD gene encoding 2-C-methyl-D-erythritol 4-phosphate cytidylyltransferase → MTSQEVSVILLCGGQGLRMQNATPKQFLTLHNKIIATYSWDVFKALPEVIEIVVVCDPAYQNFFASPDLSVPLKFACPGRHRQDSVFNGLKALTSQAGFVCIHDSARPIITPPLVQRVLKAAFQHGAAAAGMPIKFTIKEHDGNHIVKQTPDRSTYWEVQTPQVVRKDILEQGFAYALENHLKVTDDVSLVEHLGHPVKLVEGCYTNLKITTAEDLILAKYLLHEPS, encoded by the coding sequence ATGACTTCTCAAGAAGTAAGCGTTATTCTTTTATGTGGGGGCCAAGGTTTGCGCATGCAAAATGCTACTCCTAAACAATTTCTCACTCTCCATAATAAGATCATCGCTACTTATAGCTGGGATGTTTTTAAAGCCCTACCTGAGGTGATTGAAATTGTAGTAGTTTGTGACCCTGCCTATCAAAATTTTTTTGCTTCTCCCGACCTTTCAGTACCGTTAAAGTTTGCCTGTCCTGGTAGGCATCGGCAAGACTCTGTTTTCAATGGCTTAAAGGCTCTTACCTCGCAAGCAGGCTTTGTCTGCATTCATGACTCTGCTCGCCCTATTATTACCCCTCCCCTAGTGCAACGTGTCTTAAAAGCAGCCTTCCAGCACGGAGCCGCCGCAGCTGGCATGCCTATTAAATTTACGATTAAAGAGCACGACGGAAATCATATAGTCAAGCAAACGCCTGATCGCTCCACCTATTGGGAAGTTCAGACGCCTCAAGTAGTTCGCAAAGATATTTTGGAACAAGGCTTTGCTTATGCTCTTGAAAATCATTTAAAGGTCACTGACGATGTCTCCTTAGTCGAACATCTAGGACATCCCGTCAAATTAGTTGAGGGATGCTATACAAATCTTAAGATTACCACGGCCGAAGATCTTATTCTGGCTAAATATCTGCTCCATGAGCCTAGCTAG
- the lpxG gene encoding UDP-2,3-diacylglucosamine diphosphatase LpxG gives MKKNHRLNKFIINLPNFFWDLWCCLSIIGIWPRFIENKLVSKTFKRFKIPYLPKDLQGLKIAQFSDLHLHPQVSQRFLKKIKRKIESFQPDIIVFTGDFLCFSLSRDLMRLEQFFASLKAPYGCFAVLGNHDYNAFVSVNEKGEYDVLPSSTGSINKVLKRLWTNKILARRVTDHARAVKPHEELEKALKNTHFRLLKNESLLVPIKGSFINIIGLEEYSTGRHAPRLAFQTVDPHFPGLVIAHNPDIVPHLLNFSWDVILCGHTHGGQVNLPWLWKKFTLMENPYLKKGLICMQNKWIYVNRGIGSIMPFRWFSMPELLLLTLEA, from the coding sequence ATGAAAAAAAACCATAGACTCAACAAATTTATTATTAATTTGCCTAATTTTTTTTGGGACCTTTGGTGCTGTCTGTCGATTATAGGGATTTGGCCACGTTTTATTGAAAATAAATTGGTTAGTAAGACCTTCAAAAGGTTTAAGATTCCCTATTTGCCTAAAGATCTACAAGGATTAAAAATAGCCCAATTTTCAGATTTACATCTTCATCCTCAAGTTTCCCAGCGATTTCTAAAAAAAATTAAAAGAAAAATCGAAAGCTTCCAACCTGATATCATTGTATTTACAGGAGATTTTCTTTGTTTTTCTCTTTCTCGTGACTTGATGAGGCTCGAGCAATTTTTTGCTTCGTTAAAAGCGCCTTACGGATGCTTTGCCGTTCTAGGTAATCATGACTATAATGCTTTTGTTTCTGTAAATGAAAAAGGAGAGTATGATGTCCTCCCATCTTCTACGGGCTCCATAAATAAAGTTTTGAAACGTTTATGGACAAATAAAATTTTGGCAAGAAGAGTAACAGATCATGCTAGGGCGGTAAAACCTCATGAGGAATTGGAAAAAGCTTTAAAAAACACTCATTTTCGATTACTAAAAAACGAATCCCTGTTGGTTCCTATAAAAGGTAGCTTTATTAATATAATTGGCTTGGAGGAGTATTCCACAGGTCGACATGCCCCTAGATTAGCTTTTCAAACTGTTGATCCCCATTTCCCTGGACTTGTCATTGCTCACAATCCAGACATTGTACCTCATTTGCTAAATTTTTCCTGGGATGTTATCCTATGTGGACATACCCATGGAGGCCAAGTTAATCTTCCCTGGCTATGGAAAAAATTTACTTTAATGGAAAATCCTTACTTGAAAAAAGGTTTAATATGCATGCAAAATAAATGGATTTATGTCAACCGGGGCATAGGGAGTATCATGCCCTTTCGATGGTTTTCTATGCCTGAACTCCTTCTGTTGACCTTAGAGGCTTAA
- a CDS encoding SWIB/MDM2 domain-containing protein, with the protein MMAKKNSAFMKPVQVSPELAEIVGQGSMPRTEITKKVWEYIKKHNLQDAQNKRNINPDAKLAKVLGNQSIDMFKMTSKISKHIKEPEAASS; encoded by the coding sequence ATGATGGCAAAAAAAAATTCGGCCTTTATGAAACCCGTACAGGTGAGCCCTGAATTGGCAGAAATCGTCGGACAAGGCTCTATGCCGCGTACGGAGATCACAAAAAAAGTATGGGAGTATATTAAAAAGCATAATCTTCAAGATGCTCAAAATAAAAGAAATATCAATCCTGATGCTAAATTAGCTAAGGTTCTTGGAAATCAGAGTATTGATATGTTTAAAATGACAAGCAAGATTTCTAAGCATATTAAAGAGCCAGAAGCAGCTAGTTCTTAG
- a CDS encoding UTP--glucose-1-phosphate uridylyltransferase, producing MSTSTSAIHSIKHSLKRLKSLNEQLKNAKKIDERLDILDRNLEVQAFLQQNSCLKDFLFCCNAHAQVIIKSLLALGQGPIIFQGMHQHSNPHLAFNQLIESLAPVENFYAMMGGLVGYHCMMLQLIEEKELEKKEDNFLPTAERYSKPPGYDISQETSFVRKAIREAVEKMPLIAEIYPVGGAGDRLKLQDEKTGEDLPSAELLFEGRTLLEGLIRDLQAREYLYYKLKGKYLIVPVAMMTSDEKNNYRHVFDICKRSSWFGRPQDTFDFFKQPLVPVLTKQGNWAVAESMKVIFKPGGHGVIWKLAVEAGVIDRLLKKGYTKALVRQINNPAASTDYGLLAFSGCGILNNQSLGFASCPRLLNTAEGMNVLIEKESNQGYEYCISNIEYPDFVKRNIPEIAEQQGGFYSALPANTNILFIDLMAIKNLVDSCPIPGMLINMKHKVTCLSLEGRRQQVYAGRLESLMQNIADGMTTHFLQRQEHLQAKDLRTFVTYNQRRKTISVTKRAFTEGQSFLETPEGCYWDQLQNHYELFTHYCKMQLPEVPNEDKYIQEGPTCITSFHPALGPLYSVIAQKIHGGSLSLNSEMVLEISELILQKVNIKGSLLIYAENIVGHKNAQGIITYSEKVGRCVLKNVYVVNRGINKKLSSSYWKKQIIREESLKITLKGCSEFIAENVTLEGDLEIEVADGERLIAQNREGELTFIREQIRVPRPLFTYFFDKEDRMILEKHLDT from the coding sequence ATGTCCACATCTACTTCTGCTATTCATTCTATCAAACATAGCCTTAAAAGGTTAAAATCTCTTAATGAGCAATTGAAAAACGCTAAGAAGATTGACGAGCGGCTTGACATATTGGATCGAAATCTCGAAGTACAAGCTTTTCTACAACAAAACTCCTGCTTAAAGGATTTTCTTTTTTGCTGTAATGCACACGCACAAGTCATTATTAAGTCTTTATTAGCTTTAGGCCAAGGACCTATAATTTTTCAAGGGATGCATCAACATTCGAATCCTCATTTAGCTTTTAATCAATTAATTGAAAGCTTAGCACCTGTTGAAAACTTTTATGCAATGATGGGTGGCTTGGTTGGCTATCATTGTATGATGTTACAGCTTATTGAAGAAAAAGAATTAGAGAAGAAGGAAGATAACTTTTTACCAACTGCGGAACGTTATAGTAAGCCGCCAGGCTACGATATATCCCAGGAAACTTCTTTTGTAAGGAAGGCGATTCGAGAGGCTGTGGAAAAGATGCCTTTGATAGCAGAAATATATCCAGTAGGTGGAGCGGGGGATCGCTTAAAATTGCAGGATGAAAAAACTGGCGAAGATTTGCCTTCAGCAGAACTGCTCTTTGAGGGGAGAACATTATTAGAAGGATTAATTCGCGATCTGCAAGCGCGCGAATACCTATATTATAAATTGAAGGGAAAATATTTAATTGTTCCAGTGGCTATGATGACTTCTGATGAGAAAAATAATTATAGGCATGTCTTCGATATCTGTAAGCGGTCGAGTTGGTTTGGGCGGCCGCAAGATACGTTTGATTTCTTTAAGCAGCCTTTAGTGCCTGTCCTGACTAAGCAAGGAAACTGGGCAGTGGCAGAATCCATGAAAGTTATTTTTAAGCCCGGTGGACATGGAGTGATTTGGAAACTGGCAGTAGAAGCAGGTGTGATCGATCGTTTGTTAAAGAAAGGTTACACTAAAGCTCTGGTGAGGCAGATCAATAACCCTGCCGCTTCGACTGATTATGGGCTGCTTGCTTTTAGCGGGTGTGGAATTCTAAATAACCAAAGTTTAGGATTTGCCTCCTGTCCGCGCCTGTTAAATACAGCTGAAGGTATGAATGTGCTGATAGAGAAAGAGAGTAATCAAGGGTATGAGTACTGCATTTCCAATATTGAATATCCAGATTTTGTAAAAAGAAACATTCCAGAAATAGCTGAACAGCAAGGAGGCTTTTACTCGGCGCTTCCTGCAAACACTAATATACTATTCATTGATTTAATGGCGATTAAAAATTTAGTGGATAGTTGCCCAATTCCTGGCATGTTAATTAACATGAAACATAAGGTCACTTGCCTTTCTTTAGAAGGAAGAAGACAACAGGTGTATGCAGGACGTTTAGAATCGCTTATGCAAAATATTGCCGATGGAATGACTACTCATTTTCTTCAAAGGCAAGAGCATTTGCAAGCTAAAGACCTCCGTACGTTTGTTACCTATAACCAAAGAAGGAAAACAATTTCGGTGACAAAAAGAGCATTTACAGAAGGACAATCTTTTTTGGAAACCCCTGAAGGATGCTACTGGGATCAACTACAAAATCATTACGAATTGTTTACTCATTATTGCAAAATGCAGCTTCCCGAAGTTCCTAATGAGGATAAATACATTCAAGAGGGGCCTACTTGTATTACCTCCTTTCATCCCGCTCTAGGCCCTTTATATTCGGTAATTGCTCAAAAAATTCATGGAGGAAGTTTAAGTTTAAATTCCGAGATGGTCTTAGAAATTTCTGAGCTTATTCTGCAAAAAGTGAATATAAAAGGCAGTCTGTTAATTTATGCAGAAAATATAGTAGGCCATAAAAATGCCCAGGGGATCATCACGTATAGTGAAAAGGTAGGACGCTGTGTGTTGAAAAATGTATACGTGGTTAATCGAGGAATTAATAAAAAGCTTTCCTCTTCTTATTGGAAAAAGCAAATTATTAGAGAAGAATCTTTGAAGATTACCTTGAAAGGGTGTTCAGAATTTATTGCTGAAAATGTAACTTTAGAAGGAGACCTAGAGATTGAGGTGGCTGATGGAGAGCGTCTAATTGCTCAGAATAGAGAAGGAGAACTAACGTTTATTAGAGAGCAAATAAGGGTTCCTCGTCCCCTATTTACCTATTTCTTTGATAAAGAGGATAGGATGATTTTAGAAAAACACTTAGACACATGA
- a CDS encoding DUF2851 family protein, which produces MHVSLYEEENEWYSNLLAINSYNVAETKYPYLYWTENHLQAMWWEQKYFKNLKTSDQLPITVISPGIWNHEAGPVFLKAHLKIGDQELKGDIEVHLEGESWANLQHDSDNRYKEVILHVCLWPPLSAAPTQLKNAKGEKVYQTYLAPYLTISQTRILQLIDIEQYPYRKFLGNNPSCFSPSSSFVEEKIFNLLPSSVSWGLAQKVQYLKGHMEDARLLLPTGIAMALGGKQNAEAFFELFIRLLKYKDKTENELLSIALGMSGFFAEKYKLKWKDSLFYQELLQIYTQFSTLIPHSIRLLLNQIRPLNHPIRGIAYLVKLIQDPLMPSLFTEIYACWHQGWPEAYLKKDWKLLLNRIKDRLPSYSDEYWRHHYTFESQKQALPIPLLKKSWKDRVILNTVLPLLSSEIIQKNNPSEIKAFHNFYSFLNRVKDDET; this is translated from the coding sequence ATGCACGTTTCCCTTTACGAAGAAGAAAATGAGTGGTATTCCAACTTATTAGCTATAAACAGCTATAATGTTGCTGAAACCAAATATCCTTATCTTTATTGGACTGAAAACCACCTCCAAGCCATGTGGTGGGAGCAAAAATATTTTAAAAACTTAAAAACAAGCGATCAGCTACCCATTACAGTCATTTCCCCAGGGATATGGAATCATGAAGCAGGCCCTGTTTTCCTAAAAGCTCATCTTAAAATTGGCGATCAGGAGCTAAAGGGGGACATTGAAGTTCACCTAGAGGGTGAGTCTTGGGCAAATTTACAGCATGACTCTGATAACCGTTACAAAGAGGTTATTTTACATGTCTGTTTATGGCCTCCCCTTTCTGCTGCGCCTACCCAACTAAAGAATGCAAAAGGAGAGAAGGTTTATCAAACTTACCTAGCTCCTTATCTGACAATTTCGCAAACGAGAATCCTTCAACTTATCGATATTGAACAATACCCTTATCGAAAATTTTTGGGAAATAATCCCTCTTGCTTTTCACCCTCTAGCTCTTTTGTAGAGGAAAAAATATTTAATCTTTTGCCCTCATCTGTAAGTTGGGGGCTTGCCCAAAAAGTTCAATATCTTAAAGGGCATATGGAAGATGCCCGCCTTCTTCTACCCACTGGAATTGCTATGGCCTTAGGAGGCAAGCAAAATGCGGAAGCGTTCTTTGAATTATTTATAAGGCTTCTAAAATACAAAGATAAAACTGAGAATGAACTTCTAAGTATAGCTTTAGGAATGAGCGGTTTTTTTGCTGAAAAATACAAGTTAAAATGGAAAGATTCCCTCTTTTATCAGGAGCTTCTTCAAATTTATACTCAGTTTTCCACCCTTATCCCTCACTCAATTCGTCTTTTACTAAACCAAATAAGGCCTTTAAATCATCCCATCAGGGGGATAGCTTATTTAGTCAAATTAATTCAAGACCCTTTAATGCCCTCCTTATTTACCGAAATATATGCATGCTGGCACCAGGGCTGGCCTGAAGCTTATTTGAAAAAAGATTGGAAGCTACTACTCAATAGAATTAAAGATCGATTACCCTCTTACTCGGACGAATATTGGAGGCATCATTATACTTTCGAAAGTCAAAAGCAAGCCTTACCTATACCTTTATTAAAAAAAAGTTGGAAAGATAGGGTGATTCTTAATACTGTCTTACCCTTACTATCTAGCGAAATAATTCAAAAAAACAACCCTTCTGAAATTAAAGCTTTTCATAACTTTTATTCTTTTCTTAATCGTGTGAAAGATGATGAGACATAA
- the prfB gene encoding peptide chain release factor 2 (programmed frameshift) codes for MNSETQQRLKIIEDKLLHMLRYLDLASKEARIKELEAFMEKSSFWENHEKAQLVIEEANTLKAWSVPYQNCKGLFCDLKELLPEAYASGDEALVNELVQELDGVEKKLNDLEIRKMLAGELDNKNCYLSINSGAGGTEACDWALMLSRMYQRWAVKRGWKVELIDRVEGDVAGIKSITFKFDGEFAYGYAKAEKGVHRLVRISPFDANAKRHTSFASVDVTPEITDDIVIDIKPEEIRVDTYRASGAGGQHVNKTDSAVRMTHLPTGIVVSSQTQRSQVQNRESCHKMLRSKLYEKEVTERENALKALSGEKKEIAWGSQIRNYVFQPYTLVKDTRTKHESGDIQAVMNGELDDFVNAYLKEFE; via the exons ATGAATTCGGAAACTCAGCAACGTTTAAAAATTATCGAAGATAAACTTTTGCATATGTTGAGGTATCTT GACTTAGCTTCCAAAGAAGCACGCATTAAAGAATTAGAAGCTTTTATGGAGAAGTCCTCTTTTTGGGAAAATCACGAAAAAGCTCAGCTAGTAATCGAGGAAGCAAACACTTTAAAGGCTTGGAGCGTTCCTTATCAAAATTGCAAGGGGCTTTTCTGCGATCTTAAAGAACTTTTGCCTGAAGCTTATGCAAGTGGGGATGAAGCATTAGTGAATGAATTAGTCCAAGAACTGGATGGAGTAGAGAAAAAATTAAATGATTTAGAAATTCGCAAAATGCTTGCGGGTGAGCTAGATAATAAAAATTGTTACTTAAGCATTAACTCAGGGGCAGGAGGAACAGAAGCTTGCGATTGGGCTTTGATGTTATCTCGTATGTATCAACGTTGGGCAGTTAAACGCGGATGGAAAGTAGAGTTGATCGATAGGGTAGAAGGCGACGTCGCTGGTATAAAAAGCATTACCTTTAAATTTGATGGAGAATTTGCTTATGGGTATGCTAAAGCTGAGAAGGGTGTCCATCGTTTGGTGCGTATCTCTCCTTTTGACGCCAATGCCAAAAGGCATACAAGTTTTGCTTCCGTAGATGTAACTCCAGAAATTACTGATGATATTGTGATCGATATTAAGCCAGAGGAGATCCGAGTGGATACTTACCGTGCCTCTGGAGCTGGTGGACAGCATGTTAACAAAACGGATTCAGCTGTACGAATGACACATTTGCCGACCGGAATTGTGGTCTCTAGCCAGACTCAACGAAGCCAGGTGCAAAACAGAGAATCCTGTCACAAGATGTTGCGCTCAAAATTATATGAGAAAGAAGTAACAGAAAGAGAGAACGCTCTTAAAGCACTTTCAGGTGAAAAGAAAGAAATTGCCTGGGGCAGTCAAATCCGTAATTATGTTTTCCAACCCTATACTTTAGTTAAAGATACTCGAACTAAACATGAATCAGGAGATATCCAAGCAGTGATGAATGGTGAACTTGATGATTTTGTAAATGCTTATTTGAAGGAGTTTGAATGA
- a CDS encoding GNAT family N-acetyltransferase codes for MTEKKNSPEGIELRYSDLSDGKYLKQWLLDPSVARWFPMFDEVEIDDAVARWIGFSRYKCSLTATKEGVPCGITTLYLQPYRKLAHQCEFGIIVAPEMRGQGVGTLLISNLSHMAKENFKIEVLHLQVYAENPAIHLYTRMGFREFGRQTHWIKEKDGFYVGRVFMERLL; via the coding sequence ATGACAGAGAAAAAAAACTCTCCAGAAGGAATAGAGCTGCGCTATTCAGATTTAAGTGATGGAAAATATTTGAAGCAATGGCTTTTAGATCCTAGCGTGGCCCGTTGGTTTCCTATGTTTGATGAAGTTGAAATAGATGATGCAGTGGCACGGTGGATAGGGTTTAGCCGGTATAAATGCAGCTTAACAGCCACCAAAGAGGGCGTTCCCTGTGGAATTACTACCTTATATTTACAGCCCTACCGGAAACTTGCTCATCAGTGTGAATTTGGTATTATTGTGGCACCTGAAATGCGAGGGCAAGGTGTAGGAACTTTGCTAATCAGTAATCTTAGCCATATGGCGAAAGAAAACTTTAAGATTGAAGTATTACATCTCCAAGTCTATGCAGAAAACCCTGCCATTCATCTTTATACTCGTATGGGCTTTCGAGAATTTGGAAGGCAGACGCATTGGATTAAAGAAAAAGACGGCTTCTATGTCGGACGAGTTTTCATGGAACGTTTGTTGTAA
- a CDS encoding YebC/PmpR family DNA-binding transcriptional regulator, with protein MAGHSKWANIKHRKGKADAKKGKIFSRIAKEIISAVKVGGGPEVKNNPRLRLALEKARAANVPNEIVERNIKKASNADQADYTEMMYELYGHGGVGIIVEVMTDNKNRVASEMRIATNKRGGTIATPGAVSFNFDRKGILQINKGQAPEEELFLKATEAGAEDFDSEDGIYLITTDPTALYSVKEALNQANIACEEASLEMIPKSFIECNEECAKANLALIEWLEALDDVDAVYHNMNFSE; from the coding sequence ATGGCTGGCCATAGTAAATGGGCAAATATTAAACATAGAAAAGGAAAAGCAGATGCTAAAAAAGGCAAAATATTTTCTCGTATTGCCAAAGAGATCATTAGCGCTGTAAAGGTGGGAGGAGGCCCAGAGGTAAAAAACAATCCTCGCTTAAGGTTAGCTTTGGAAAAAGCACGCGCGGCAAATGTCCCTAATGAAATTGTAGAACGGAACATTAAAAAAGCTTCTAATGCCGATCAAGCAGATTATACAGAGATGATGTATGAATTGTATGGCCATGGAGGAGTAGGAATTATTGTTGAAGTGATGACGGATAATAAAAATCGTGTAGCCTCTGAAATGCGCATTGCTACCAATAAAAGGGGAGGAACGATCGCTACGCCTGGTGCCGTATCTTTCAATTTTGATCGTAAAGGCATTCTTCAGATTAATAAAGGGCAGGCCCCTGAAGAAGAGCTGTTTTTAAAAGCCACAGAAGCAGGCGCAGAAGACTTTGATAGTGAAGATGGGATCTATCTCATCACCACAGATCCTACTGCTTTATATAGTGTTAAAGAAGCCTTAAATCAAGCGAATATTGCATGCGAGGAAGCTAGCTTAGAAATGATACCTAAGTCTTTTATAGAATGTAATGAAGAGTGCGCAAAAGCTAACTTGGCCTTAATAGAATGGTTAGAAGCGCTGGATGATGTAGATGCTGTTTATCATAACATGAACTTTTCAGAATAA